A DNA window from Mya arenaria isolate MELC-2E11 chromosome 17, ASM2691426v1 contains the following coding sequences:
- the LOC128223221 gene encoding uncharacterized protein LOC128223221: MSFPPHLCSSSPGCHFLFTLPSAPPPLAVIPPSPLLLLPWMSFPPPLCSSSPGCHFLFTLPSAPSPLAVISPPPLCSSSPGYHFLLPPRCHFLLLSAPPPLAVISSSPLFLLSWLSFPPPLCSSSLSCHFLLTSAPPPLDVISSLLSPLLLLSWLLFPPPHPLCSSSPGCHFLLPSAPPPLAVISSSTSNLPLLSWLSFPPPLCSSSFSCHFLLPSAPPPLDVISSSPLSLLSWLSFPPPLCSSSLSSHFLFTSAPPPLDVISSSLSPLLLLPWLSFPPPPPLGSSSPGCHFLLPSAPPPLAVISSSTSNLLLPLGVISSSPLLLLPWLSFPLPLCPPLLAVISSSPLLLLS; the protein is encoded by the coding sequence ATGTCATTTCCTCCTCATCTCTGCTCCTCCTCCCCTGGGTGTCATTTCCTCTTCACTCTCCCCTCTGCTCCACCTCCCCTGGCTGTCATTCCCCCCTCCCCTCTTCTCCTCCTCCCCTGGATGTCATTTCCTCCTCCCCTCTGCTCCTCCTCCCCTGGGTGTCATTTCCTCTTCACTCTCCCCTCTGCTCCTTCTCCCCTGGCTGTCATTTCACCCCCTCCCCTCTGCTCCTCCTCCCCTGGATATCATTTCCTCCTCCCCCCTAGGTGTCATTTCCTCCTCCTCTCTGCTCCTCCTCCCCTGGCTGTCATTTCCTCCTCCCCTCTGTTCCTCCTCTCCTGGCTGTCATTTCCTCCTCCCCTCTGCTCCTCCTCTCTTAGCTGTCATTTCCTCCTCACCTCTGCTCCTCCTCCACTGGATGTCATTTCCTCTTTACTCTCCCCTCTGCTCCTCCTCTCCTGGCTGTTATTTCCTCCTCCCCATCCCCTCTGCTCCTCCTCCCCTGGATGTCATTTCCTCCTCCCCTCTGCTCCTCCTCCCCTGGCTGTCATTTCCTCCTCAACCTCCAATCTGCCCCTCCTCTCCTGGCTGTCGTTTCCTCCTCCCCTCTGCTCCTCCTCTTTTAGCTGTCATTTCCTCCTCCCCTCTGCTCCTCCTCCCCTGGATGTCATTTCCTCCTCCCCTCTGTCCCTCCTCTCCTGGCTGTCATTTCCTCCTCCCCTCTGCTCCTCCTCTCTTAGCTCTCATTTCCTCTTCACCTCTGCTCCTCCTCCACTGGATGTCATTTCCTCTTCACTCTCCCCTCTGCTCCTCCTCCCCTGGCTGTCATTTCCTCCTCCCCCTCCCCTCGGCTCCTCCTCCCCTGGATGTCATTTCCTCCTCCCCTCTGCTCCTCCTCCCCTGGCTGTCATTTCCTCCTCAACCTCCAATCTGCTCCTCCCCCTAGGTGTCATTTCCTCCTCCCCTCTGCTCCTCCTCCCCTGGCTGTCATTTCCTCTTCCCCTCTGCCCTCCTCTCCTGGCTGTCATTTCCTCCTCCCCTCTGCTCCTCCTCTCTTAG
- the LOC128223220 gene encoding uncharacterized protein LOC128223220 produces MKILNITKGSGKYNLEHEDGIKGFRKTWSEYGQDIYVDKLLEQKRNGFFIELGAHDGESTSNTLYLEKERGWTGLLIEANPVVYEKLLKKNRNSYTLNCCISNDLPEMTFTMASYLSSSNATMSASQRRKIKSAGIGHTDKNYGKTAVVACQAFQDIMSAIGVHHVDFFSLDVEGAELYILQSIDWNRVNIDVFVIETDMSDEYRDDIIRFMKKQGYEHIGPFHYDDVFRKR; encoded by the coding sequence ATGAAAATACTCAACATAACAAAAGGTAGTGGAAAGTATAATTTGGAGCACGAAGATGGGATAAAAGGTTTTCGGAAAACGTGGTCGGAGTACGGGCAAGACATTTATGTGGATAAACTACTTGAGCAAAAACGCAATGGTTTCTTCATAGAGCTCGGTGCTCATGACGGGGAATCAACTTCCAATACTCTGTACCTGGAGAAGGAAAGGGGGTGGACCGGTCTGTTGATTGAGGCAAATCCAGTTGTCTACGAAAAACTATTGAAGAAAAATAGGAATAGTTACACTCTAAACTGTTGTATCAGTAACGATCTACCTGAAATGACGTTTACCATGGCTAGTTACCTGTCCAGTTCTAATGCTACAATGTCTGCATCACAGAGAAGAAAGATTAAATCGGCTGGCATTGGACATACGGATAAGAACTATGGGAAGACAGCCGTTGTCGCGTGTCAGGCATTTCAAGACATTATGTCAGCTATTGGCGTTCACCACGTGGATTTCTTTTCTCTGGACGTTGAAGGCGCGGAGCTTTACATCCTGCAGTCCATTGACTGGAACAGAGTGAACATCGATGTGTTCGTTATAGAGACAGATATGTCAGATGAATATCGAGATGATATAATTcgttttatgaaaaaacaagGATACGAGCATATTGGACCTTTCCATTATGACGATGTGTTTAGAAAACGCTAA